A stretch of the Hyalangium minutum genome encodes the following:
- a CDS encoding DUF6311 domain-containing protein — protein sequence MSEPSAPSPASPTPTVAPALRSHLPRWLAALGGLGWFLWLGGAVALRPTRLDWLMREDWAMNAVGWLFFRNAPWTFPLGSLPNHFYPYGTSVALTDSIPWAAVLLKPLSGLLPVDFQYIGPWMGLSFALMGYFGARLVETVSPRAIHQVLGGVLVALAPVLGARFGHPALCTHWLLVALLWLNLRAAPDARTAWRLLALSAFFNAVSAGTHPYWVAMLFPLTLALGVRLALSRVLSPMRVAVTMGAIVVMNALLFSSFGYFIGTELGAEGFGDFSSDLATFINPMGWSKLLPTLPAMPRQGEGYGFLGAGGLLLVALTLASAALHFREARTLPWRRVVPALAVGLGLAVYALSWRVTWLGQPVVELVKLYAPLSGQTSAFRASGRFIWPLHYLLFCGALVLLVRLWRERPAVSATVLGLVLALQAYDWRADRSPLRVQTRFHRLRAPEWETLRGTYQHLSLFPPQVQWACRYEEPLVNALAYTAYRLKLTFNSGYAARPPTALIEECRAALPKEGIAADTAYVVLPEHLSPFLQAGARCGVLEGIPLCIAGSHQDAFAQALDRSPLRGP from the coding sequence ATGTCCGAGCCGTCCGCGCCCTCCCCTGCCAGTCCTACGCCCACGGTGGCCCCTGCGTTGCGGAGCCACCTGCCTCGGTGGCTGGCCGCCCTCGGCGGGCTGGGCTGGTTCCTGTGGCTCGGGGGCGCGGTGGCACTGCGGCCCACACGCCTTGACTGGTTGATGCGGGAAGACTGGGCCATGAACGCCGTGGGCTGGCTCTTCTTCCGCAATGCGCCCTGGACCTTCCCGCTCGGCTCGCTGCCCAACCACTTCTACCCGTACGGCACCTCGGTGGCGCTCACCGACAGCATCCCGTGGGCGGCCGTGCTGCTCAAGCCGCTCTCGGGACTCCTGCCGGTAGACTTCCAGTACATCGGTCCGTGGATGGGCCTGAGCTTCGCGCTGATGGGCTATTTCGGCGCGCGGTTGGTGGAGACCGTGTCGCCTCGCGCGATCCACCAGGTGCTGGGAGGTGTCCTGGTAGCGCTGGCGCCCGTGCTCGGCGCTCGCTTTGGCCACCCTGCCCTGTGCACACACTGGCTGCTGGTGGCGCTGCTGTGGCTCAACTTGCGCGCTGCTCCGGATGCGCGCACGGCCTGGCGCCTCCTCGCACTGTCGGCCTTCTTCAATGCCGTCAGCGCTGGGACCCACCCTTACTGGGTGGCCATGCTCTTCCCTCTCACGCTGGCACTGGGCGTGCGGCTGGCATTGAGCCGGGTGCTGAGCCCCATGCGGGTCGCGGTGACGATGGGCGCCATCGTGGTCATGAATGCCCTGCTCTTCTCCTCCTTCGGCTACTTCATCGGCACCGAGCTGGGCGCGGAGGGCTTCGGCGACTTCTCGTCGGACCTCGCCACGTTCATCAACCCCATGGGCTGGTCAAAGCTGCTGCCGACCCTGCCCGCCATGCCGCGCCAGGGCGAGGGCTACGGATTCCTGGGAGCGGGCGGGCTGCTGCTAGTAGCCCTGACTCTGGCCAGCGCAGCGCTGCACTTCCGCGAGGCGCGCACGCTCCCCTGGCGCCGCGTGGTACCGGCACTGGCCGTGGGACTGGGGCTCGCTGTGTACGCCCTGTCCTGGCGCGTGACGTGGCTGGGACAGCCCGTGGTGGAGCTGGTGAAGCTGTACGCGCCACTCTCGGGCCAGACGTCGGCGTTCCGAGCCTCTGGGCGCTTCATCTGGCCGCTGCACTACCTCTTGTTCTGTGGGGCCCTGGTGCTGCTGGTAAGGCTTTGGCGCGAGCGGCCCGCAGTGAGCGCCACGGTGCTGGGGCTCGTGCTCGCCCTCCAAGCGTACGACTGGCGCGCCGACCGAAGCCCGCTGCGCGTGCAGACGCGCTTCCACCGTCTGCGTGCCCCCGAGTGGGAAACCCTCAGAGGCACGTACCAGCACCTCTCGCTCTTCCCACCTCAGGTCCAGTGGGCGTGCCGCTACGAGGAGCCGCTGGTGAACGCGCTGGCCTACACGGCGTACCGGCTCAAGCTCACCTTCAACAGTGGCTATGCCGCACGCCCTCCCACCGCCTTGATCGAGGAGTGCCGCGCCGCTCTTCCCAAGGAAGGGATCGCCGCGGACACGGCGTACGTGGTGCTGCCGGAGCACCTCTCACCCTTTCTACAGGCCGGCGCGCGCTGTGGCGTCCTGGAGGGAATTCCGCTCTGCATCGCTGGCAGTCATCAGGATGCCTTCGCGCAGGCCTTGGACCGCTCACCTCTGCGAGGACCCTGA
- the tmk gene encoding dTMP kinase yields the protein MLIVFEGIDGSGKTTLSNRVAQELRHAGLRVRHVREGGTLASTVSEDLRRFTRDPAHLALTPTAELLLYAAREAQLLEEVTRPALAEHEIVITDRFLYTAEVLARWGRGLPEGVVRPVVEASARGLTPDRVFLMDVDPALARARRRISKILVPKVGAPSRKGLAGAGLQVRLRSGYRTLAAEAPERWTLLENAGVTLDQLVQQVVQEILQARAGAAPSARTGRPPPSSVRSVEEARARFLQHIDTWMTEEPPLAAYFLLGMEGADMMERRKRMAERCPELVAHSLAGCSDEASWQLRRQLVDTAPRQVLESLSQEFADAPEAWALREKLIALYPREVAVSLSGLDSEQAWRMREHLYFASWEGVITSLAGLDSPRAWADRLRWLSDAGGEEALGLENVARTGCRSIRGLDGEQAWRWRERAWAIAPDAVLRSLAGLTSTRSWELREQHVARAPRAVLSTLDGLDHSRAWALRESFGAQCEEVLDSIFGMEGSAAWGLRTALADTWPATTVRSLGPLLQTPRGRALAERLLASNPQDFALLRQAARGAPDTSLGGLHATA from the coding sequence ATGTTGATCGTGTTCGAGGGAATCGATGGGTCCGGGAAGACGACCCTCTCCAACCGGGTGGCCCAGGAACTGCGCCACGCGGGGCTGCGGGTCCGTCACGTCCGCGAGGGCGGGACGCTCGCGTCGACCGTCTCAGAGGATCTGCGGCGCTTCACGCGGGATCCTGCGCACCTGGCGCTCACGCCCACCGCCGAGCTGCTGCTCTATGCCGCGCGCGAGGCTCAGCTCCTGGAAGAGGTGACGCGCCCGGCGCTGGCCGAGCACGAGATCGTCATCACCGATCGCTTCCTCTATACCGCCGAGGTGTTGGCGCGGTGGGGGCGCGGTCTGCCGGAGGGCGTGGTGCGGCCGGTGGTCGAGGCGTCCGCGCGAGGCCTGACCCCCGACCGCGTCTTCCTCATGGACGTGGATCCCGCGCTGGCGCGGGCCCGCCGCCGTATTTCGAAGATCCTCGTTCCGAAGGTAGGCGCGCCCTCCCGGAAGGGGCTGGCGGGAGCCGGGCTGCAGGTGAGGCTGCGCTCGGGCTACCGCACCCTGGCGGCCGAGGCTCCCGAGCGGTGGACCCTGCTCGAGAACGCGGGAGTGACCCTCGATCAGCTCGTTCAGCAGGTGGTCCAGGAGATCCTCCAGGCGCGCGCCGGCGCCGCTCCTTCGGCGCGCACGGGCCGCCCGCCCCCGTCCTCCGTCCGCTCGGTGGAGGAGGCACGCGCGCGGTTCCTCCAGCACATCGATACCTGGATGACGGAGGAGCCGCCCCTGGCCGCCTACTTCCTGTTGGGGATGGAGGGGGCAGACATGATGGAGCGCCGCAAGCGCATGGCGGAGCGATGCCCGGAGCTGGTGGCGCACAGCCTCGCCGGTTGCTCGGACGAGGCCTCGTGGCAGCTCCGGCGGCAGCTCGTGGACACCGCTCCGAGGCAGGTGCTGGAGTCCCTCTCTCAGGAATTCGCGGATGCGCCGGAGGCGTGGGCGCTCCGGGAGAAGCTGATCGCGCTGTACCCCCGGGAGGTCGCGGTCTCGCTCAGTGGGCTCGACTCGGAGCAGGCCTGGCGCATGCGGGAGCACCTCTACTTCGCCTCGTGGGAGGGCGTGATCACCTCCCTGGCGGGGCTCGACAGTCCGCGGGCGTGGGCCGATCGCCTGCGCTGGCTCTCGGATGCGGGCGGGGAAGAGGCGCTGGGGTTGGAGAACGTGGCCCGGACGGGGTGCCGCTCCATCCGAGGACTCGACGGCGAGCAGGCCTGGAGGTGGCGTGAGCGCGCCTGGGCCATCGCGCCGGATGCCGTGCTCCGCTCGCTGGCGGGGCTCACGAGCACGCGCTCCTGGGAACTCCGGGAGCAGCACGTGGCCCGCGCGCCTCGGGCCGTGCTGAGCACGCTCGATGGGCTGGACCACTCTCGGGCGTGGGCGCTGCGCGAGTCCTTCGGCGCGCAGTGTGAAGAGGTGCTGGACTCCATCTTTGGCATGGAAGGCTCCGCGGCCTGGGGACTGCGCACGGCGCTGGCGGACACGTGGCCCGCCACGACCGTGAGGAGCCTGGGCCCGCTGCTCCAGACGCCACGAGGCAGGGCGCTCGCCGAGCGGCTGCTGGCGAGCAACCCTCAAGACTTCGCTTTGCTGCGCCAGGCCGCCCGCGGCGCACCCGACACCTCTTTGGGAGGCCTCCATGCCACCGCTTGA
- a CDS encoding DUF4956 domain-containing protein yields MPPLENVWQGLDVGPHALTTSMLLMRFSMALVLGAFLAYRPWRKILPNAPPIVPETAHTHVLIAVAGAVMTTVIGDSMSRAFGLVGLGGFIRFRSGIKDPRDAAAMFVMIGVGMACGLGAASVAACAAVFFGGVLLVLDAVSKRRMETVQLSLGLEDVGAAVPALKALHPEARFLSLEQEPSSPSGTVLIELLVPAQSDGLELLQGLRKGLPGVQRASIDPG; encoded by the coding sequence ATGCCACCGCTTGAGAACGTATGGCAGGGGCTCGACGTCGGGCCTCATGCGCTCACCACCTCTATGTTGTTGATGCGCTTCTCGATGGCCCTGGTGCTAGGGGCGTTCCTGGCCTACCGGCCGTGGCGCAAGATCCTGCCCAACGCGCCGCCGATCGTGCCGGAGACCGCCCACACGCATGTGCTGATCGCCGTGGCGGGCGCGGTGATGACGACGGTCATCGGGGACAGCATGTCCCGGGCCTTTGGCCTGGTGGGGCTGGGAGGCTTTATCCGCTTCCGCTCGGGCATCAAGGACCCGCGGGATGCGGCGGCCATGTTCGTGATGATCGGCGTGGGCATGGCGTGCGGGCTGGGCGCCGCGTCCGTGGCGGCCTGTGCGGCGGTGTTCTTCGGCGGAGTGCTGCTGGTGCTGGATGCGGTCAGCAAGCGGCGCATGGAGACGGTGCAGCTGTCGCTGGGGCTCGAGGACGTGGGCGCCGCCGTGCCGGCCCTGAAGGCACTGCATCCAGAAGCCCGCTTCCTCTCGCTCGAGCAGGAGCCGTCGTCCCCATCCGGCACCGTGCTCATTGAACTCCTCGTGCCCGCTCAGTCCGATGGGCTCGAGCTGCTCCAGGGGCTGCGCAAAGGCCTCCCCGGAGTCCAACGCGCGTCCATCGATCCAGGGTGA
- a CDS encoding efflux RND transporter periplasmic adaptor subunit, whose product MIASALVTAWWLKRPGPEAAAAYETTPVERRSIEAKVTATGTLSALVTVQVGSQVSGRIQEILVDYNSPVKKGQVIARIDPQLYQAAVERSRASVLVAKANLQRAKVEAENARRQAARSKELRDKQFIAQAELETSEASAASAQTQVASAEASLSQAQAALNEAEVNLKYTTIVSPTDGIVISRSVDVGQTVAASLQAPTLFTIAEDLRKMQVDTSVGEADVGRLQPGMRAAFTVDAYPGERFEGTIRQIRNAAQTVQNVVTYDAVIDLENPELKLKPGMTANVTIITAQRPDALAVPNAGLRFRPAATTAASGPVPAAGQKAGGKTLFVLRDGQAAPVPVKTGLTDGSVTEVVEGELREGDRIITAMATGAQGSAATKSPQQAGKPPGMRGPF is encoded by the coding sequence GTGATCGCATCAGCGCTCGTGACGGCGTGGTGGCTCAAGCGCCCGGGTCCTGAGGCCGCGGCCGCCTACGAGACCACGCCCGTGGAGCGGCGGAGCATCGAGGCCAAGGTCACGGCCACGGGGACACTGTCCGCCCTCGTGACGGTGCAGGTGGGCAGCCAGGTCTCCGGCCGCATCCAGGAGATCCTCGTCGACTACAACTCGCCCGTGAAGAAGGGGCAGGTGATCGCCCGGATCGATCCACAGCTCTATCAGGCGGCCGTGGAGCGCAGCCGCGCGAGCGTGCTGGTCGCGAAGGCCAACCTGCAGCGGGCCAAGGTGGAGGCGGAGAACGCACGCCGCCAGGCCGCGCGCTCCAAGGAGCTGCGGGACAAGCAGTTCATCGCCCAGGCGGAGCTGGAGACCTCCGAGGCCAGCGCCGCCTCCGCCCAGACGCAGGTGGCCTCCGCCGAGGCCTCGCTGTCCCAGGCCCAGGCCGCGCTCAACGAGGCCGAGGTGAACCTCAAGTACACCACCATCGTGTCCCCCACGGACGGCATCGTCATCTCCCGCAGTGTAGACGTGGGGCAGACGGTGGCCGCCTCGCTGCAGGCCCCCACCCTGTTCACCATCGCCGAGGACCTGCGGAAGATGCAGGTGGACACCAGCGTGGGTGAAGCCGACGTGGGCCGCCTGCAGCCGGGCATGCGCGCCGCCTTCACCGTAGACGCCTATCCGGGCGAGCGCTTCGAGGGCACCATCCGGCAGATCCGGAACGCGGCCCAGACGGTGCAGAACGTCGTCACCTACGACGCCGTCATCGACCTGGAGAACCCCGAGCTCAAGCTCAAGCCGGGCATGACGGCCAACGTCACCATCATCACCGCGCAGCGGCCGGACGCGCTCGCGGTGCCCAACGCGGGGCTGCGCTTCCGGCCAGCCGCCACCACCGCCGCCAGTGGTCCGGTGCCTGCAGCGGGACAGAAGGCAGGTGGCAAGACGCTCTTCGTGCTGCGAGACGGGCAGGCCGCCCCGGTGCCCGTGAAGACCGGGCTGACGGATGGCTCGGTGACGGAGGTGGTCGAGGGCGAGCTGCGCGAGGGCGATCGGATCATCACTGCGATGGCCACGGGCGCGCAGGGTTCGGCCGCCACGAAGAGCCCGCAACAGGCAGGCAAGCCCCCGGGCATGCGGGGTCCATTCTAG
- a CDS encoding DUF47 domain-containing protein — translation MLQKLMPKSDAFFNDFDSQCAVTVEGTRLLHGLMCDYRDVSTRVQALKELEHKGDSVAHEAFNRLHKEFITPFDRTQIHKLLSRIDDVLDFTNAAAARLHYYEIQSTLPEATELSRLLVLCAEKVQEVVSMLRLIKKPEQILAGCKAIKQLETQADETLRAGMGRLFKSGVDHLTVIKWKEIYDLLESATDRCLDVADVIEGVVLEHS, via the coding sequence ATGCTCCAGAAGCTGATGCCCAAGTCTGATGCGTTCTTCAACGACTTCGATAGCCAGTGCGCGGTGACGGTGGAAGGGACACGGCTGCTGCACGGGCTGATGTGCGACTACCGCGATGTGTCCACCCGGGTGCAGGCCCTCAAGGAACTGGAGCACAAGGGGGACTCCGTGGCGCACGAGGCCTTCAACCGCCTGCACAAGGAGTTCATCACCCCGTTCGATCGGACGCAGATCCACAAGCTGCTGTCGCGCATCGACGACGTGCTGGACTTCACCAATGCGGCGGCAGCCCGGCTCCACTATTACGAGATCCAGTCCACGCTGCCGGAGGCCACGGAGCTGTCACGGCTGCTGGTGCTGTGCGCGGAGAAGGTCCAGGAGGTGGTGTCGATGCTGCGGCTCATCAAGAAGCCGGAGCAGATCCTCGCTGGCTGCAAGGCCATCAAGCAGCTGGAGACCCAGGCGGACGAGACACTGCGCGCCGGCATGGGCCGGCTCTTCAAGAGCGGCGTGGACCACCTCACTGTCATCAAGTGGAAGGAGATCTACGATCTGCTCGAGAGCGCCACGGACCGGTGCCTCGATGTGGCCGATGTCATCGAGGGCGTGGTCCTGGAGCACTCCTGA
- a CDS encoding TolC family protein yields MMRPLLLIALLCAALPARAESVLSLEEALQNAQSRQPQLRQAQAETEAARARADQRKASLLPQVNASASYQRSTSGSTGTDTVDPGTTSPRGSGFSVGATASQLLYDFGQTSGRWRSSQSSAEAQASSAEQTQLEVQANVRTAYFSVLAQQSLVQVAKETLQNEETHLRQVQAQVEVGTRPEIDLLQQRTSLANARLQLIQAQTTYATSKAQLNQAMGLEGATDYTVQEVTTAAVEGEEQPLDTLVDSALTNRPDLAASAAQLRAQELQLTATRRGYWPSLSAAVNGSDSGTNLSQTQWNLTGQLVLSWPLFQGGITRAQVREQEATLTSLQAQRDTLRQQVRLEVERAQLSVHSSRESLAAAEEALANARERLRLAEGRYTAGVGNIIELGDAQVQATNAASQRVQAEYQIATARTELARALGRQL; encoded by the coding sequence ATGATGCGCCCGCTCCTCCTCATTGCCCTGCTCTGTGCCGCGCTCCCCGCCCGGGCCGAGAGCGTGCTCTCCCTTGAAGAGGCACTGCAGAACGCCCAGTCCCGCCAGCCCCAGCTGCGGCAGGCCCAGGCCGAAACCGAGGCAGCCCGCGCGCGAGCGGATCAGCGCAAGGCCTCCCTGCTGCCCCAGGTGAACGCCAGTGCCTCGTATCAGCGCTCCACGTCGGGCTCGACGGGCACTGACACCGTGGACCCAGGGACCACCTCGCCCCGCGGCAGCGGCTTCAGCGTGGGTGCCACCGCGAGCCAGCTCCTCTACGACTTCGGGCAGACGAGCGGCCGGTGGCGCTCGTCCCAGAGCTCGGCGGAGGCTCAGGCCTCCTCGGCGGAGCAGACACAGCTGGAGGTGCAGGCCAACGTCCGCACCGCCTACTTCAGCGTGCTCGCCCAGCAGTCCCTCGTCCAGGTGGCGAAAGAGACGCTGCAGAACGAGGAGACCCACCTGCGCCAGGTGCAGGCCCAGGTGGAGGTGGGCACGCGGCCGGAGATCGATCTGCTCCAGCAGCGGACCTCGCTCGCCAACGCACGGCTCCAGCTCATCCAGGCTCAGACCACCTACGCCACCAGCAAGGCCCAGCTCAACCAGGCCATGGGCTTGGAGGGAGCCACGGACTACACGGTGCAGGAGGTGACCACCGCCGCCGTGGAGGGCGAGGAGCAGCCGCTGGACACCCTCGTGGACTCGGCGCTGACGAACCGGCCGGATCTGGCGGCCAGTGCCGCGCAGCTCCGCGCGCAGGAGCTTCAGCTGACCGCCACACGGCGGGGGTACTGGCCCAGCCTGTCGGCCGCGGTGAATGGCTCGGACTCGGGGACGAACCTGAGCCAGACCCAGTGGAACCTGACCGGCCAGCTCGTCCTCAGTTGGCCCCTGTTCCAGGGCGGGATCACACGCGCCCAGGTCCGTGAGCAGGAAGCCACCCTGACCAGCCTCCAGGCGCAGCGGGACACGCTCCGGCAACAGGTCCGGCTCGAGGTGGAGCGCGCACAGCTCTCCGTCCACTCTTCCCGAGAGAGCTTGGCCGCCGCCGAGGAGGCCCTGGCCAATGCCCGCGAGCGCCTGCGCCTGGCCGAGGGCCGCTACACGGCAGGCGTGGGCAACATCATCGAGCTGGGAGACGCCCAGGTGCAGGCGACGAACGCCGCGTCACAGCGCGTCCAGGCCGAGTACCAGATCGCCACCGCCCGTACCGAGCTGGCCCGAGCCCTGGGCCGTCAACTCTGA
- a CDS encoding sensor histidine kinase: protein MSLPRLRLPSSLLLRIYLVGIAQFVLIVTVVFSTRDLIAEPPPMRRGPSQFMPYFINQWAPLLEQPEALDQSLQQAEQYFDQKVTIRTLDGQVLASTASPPFEEVSREALERISRDRALREREPRDREPPRDREPPRDKERPRIVLPIPLEGPPVAYAVIRHANPMGPPPINFAVLIFLVLACTAVTSVIFARTLAVPLQHLAQVTRSFGAGNLRARTGVRRRDELGQVAVAFDEMAERITHLLRSQRELIANVSHELRTPLARIRVALDLATDGDEALARESLADITTDLTELERLVEDVLTAARLDLATGQTPGATPPLRKERVEAQALLDKAAARFRTARPSHTLELSTEGTLPTLDADPMLLRRALDNLLDNAGKYSEPGTQVRLLARSTDSGLQLEIADQGIGIDPNDLPHLFTPFFRSDRSRARTTGGVGLGLALARRIVTAHGGTLTLESQPGAGTTARIVLPAAPALEASAEEQPASPGERTRHLS, encoded by the coding sequence ATGAGCCTGCCCCGGCTCCGGCTGCCCAGCTCGCTGCTGCTGCGGATCTACCTGGTCGGTATCGCCCAGTTCGTCCTCATCGTCACCGTGGTGTTCAGCACCCGGGATCTGATCGCGGAGCCACCGCCGATGCGGCGGGGCCCGTCTCAGTTCATGCCCTACTTCATCAACCAGTGGGCGCCGCTCCTGGAACAGCCCGAGGCGCTGGACCAGTCGCTGCAACAGGCGGAGCAATACTTCGATCAGAAGGTGACGATCCGCACCCTGGACGGCCAGGTTCTCGCCTCCACCGCCTCTCCCCCTTTCGAAGAGGTGTCCCGCGAAGCCCTCGAGCGGATCTCCCGGGATCGCGCGCTCCGGGAGCGTGAGCCACGCGACCGCGAGCCCCCACGCGACCGCGAGCCCCCACGCGACAAGGAGCGTCCCCGCATCGTCCTGCCCATCCCGCTGGAAGGTCCCCCCGTGGCCTATGCGGTGATCCGGCACGCCAATCCGATGGGCCCGCCTCCCATCAACTTCGCGGTGCTCATCTTCCTCGTGCTCGCGTGCACGGCCGTCACCTCCGTGATCTTCGCGCGGACTCTGGCTGTGCCCCTGCAGCACCTGGCCCAGGTGACGCGCTCCTTCGGTGCAGGCAACCTGAGGGCTCGCACGGGCGTGCGCCGGCGCGACGAGCTGGGCCAGGTGGCCGTGGCCTTCGACGAGATGGCTGAGCGCATCACCCACCTGCTGCGCTCGCAGAGGGAGCTGATCGCCAACGTCTCGCACGAGCTGCGCACCCCGCTGGCTCGCATCCGCGTGGCGCTGGATCTGGCCACCGATGGAGACGAGGCCCTGGCGCGCGAGTCGCTCGCGGACATCACCACGGACCTGACCGAGCTGGAGCGGCTGGTGGAGGACGTGCTCACCGCGGCCCGGCTGGATCTCGCCACGGGGCAGACGCCGGGCGCCACCCCGCCTCTGCGCAAGGAGCGAGTCGAGGCGCAGGCCTTGCTGGACAAAGCCGCCGCGCGCTTCCGAACGGCCCGCCCGAGCCACACGCTGGAGCTGAGCACGGAAGGGACCCTGCCCACCCTGGACGCGGATCCCATGCTCCTGCGCCGCGCGCTCGACAACCTGCTGGACAACGCGGGCAAGTATTCCGAGCCCGGCACCCAGGTCCGGCTGCTCGCCCGGTCCACGGACTCAGGCCTCCAGCTGGAGATCGCGGACCAGGGGATCGGCATCGATCCGAACGATCTGCCTCACCTCTTCACCCCGTTCTTCCGCAGCGACCGAAGCCGTGCGCGGACCACGGGTGGCGTGGGCCTGGGGCTCGCCCTGGCCCGCCGCATCGTCACCGCGCATGGCGGCACGCTCACGCTGGAGAGCCAGCCCGGTGCCGGCACCACCGCTCGGATTGTGCTGCCCGCAGCTCCCGCGCTCGAGGCCTCGGCGGAGGAGCAGCCAGCCAGCCCTGGGGAGCGCACCCGTCATCTTTCGTAA
- a CDS encoding ABC transporter permease produces the protein MNLIETVRLAVRALVRSKTRSVLTALGIIIGVGAVIAMVAIGDGARANVQQVFTSMGTNLLIILPGSSTSGGARGGFGSAPTVTWDDLEAIRTQVPSVRAAAPELRSSTTVLSEDQNWTTSVIGTTPDFFEVRNWPLASGARFTEQDAEAGAKVAILGQSVVEKLFGAGADPVGQSIRIKKTPFTVIGVVARKGQSPVGQDLDDTVFVPANTFRRQVQSQSLGAFISGVTYVQAAPTATTAQAQADIIQLLRERHRLAESAPNDFDIRDLSELAAGQQQSTQTLSLLLASIAAVSLLVGGIGIMNIMLVSVTERTREIGVRVAVGARPRDILSQFLVEALTLALLGGAIGAGLGVGIARFLASQFQWPLLVRPDVIFLALGFSALVGVGFGLYPARKASQLDPIDALRYE, from the coding sequence ATGAATCTGATCGAGACCGTGCGCCTGGCCGTCCGTGCCCTCGTGCGCAGCAAGACGCGCTCCGTGCTCACCGCGCTGGGCATCATCATCGGCGTGGGCGCCGTCATCGCCATGGTGGCCATCGGCGACGGAGCGCGCGCCAACGTGCAGCAGGTGTTCACCTCCATGGGAACGAACCTGCTCATCATCTTGCCTGGCTCCTCCACCTCGGGCGGTGCCCGGGGCGGCTTCGGCAGCGCGCCCACCGTCACCTGGGACGATCTGGAGGCCATCCGCACCCAGGTCCCCAGCGTGCGCGCAGCGGCCCCCGAGCTTCGCTCCAGCACCACCGTCCTCTCCGAGGACCAGAACTGGACGACGAGCGTCATCGGCACCACGCCGGACTTCTTCGAGGTGCGCAACTGGCCCCTGGCCTCCGGAGCACGCTTCACCGAGCAGGACGCGGAGGCCGGCGCCAAGGTGGCCATCCTGGGCCAGTCCGTGGTGGAGAAACTCTTCGGCGCGGGCGCGGATCCCGTGGGCCAGTCGATCCGCATCAAGAAGACACCGTTCACGGTGATCGGCGTGGTGGCACGCAAGGGCCAGTCTCCTGTCGGCCAGGATCTGGACGACACCGTATTCGTCCCCGCCAATACCTTCCGGCGCCAGGTGCAGTCGCAGAGCCTCGGTGCGTTCATCTCCGGAGTCACCTACGTGCAGGCGGCTCCCACCGCGACCACGGCGCAGGCCCAGGCCGACATCATCCAGCTGCTGCGCGAGCGCCACCGGCTCGCGGAGAGCGCGCCCAATGACTTCGACATCCGCGACCTGTCCGAGCTGGCCGCCGGCCAACAACAGAGCACCCAGACGCTGAGCCTGCTGCTGGCCTCCATCGCCGCCGTGTCCCTGCTGGTGGGCGGCATCGGCATCATGAACATCATGCTGGTGAGCGTCACCGAGCGCACCCGGGAGATCGGCGTGCGCGTGGCGGTGGGGGCTCGTCCCCGGGACATCCTGTCCCAGTTCCTCGTGGAGGCGCTCACGCTCGCGCTGCTCGGCGGTGCCATTGGCGCCGGGCTGGGCGTGGGCATCGCCCGGTTCCTCGCGTCGCAGTTCCAGTGGCCACTGCTGGTCCGGCCGGACGTCATCTTCCTGGCGCTCGGGTTCAGCGCCTTGGTGGGCGTGGGCTTCGGCCTCTACCCCGCGCGCAAGGCCAGCCAGCTCGATCCCATCGACGCGCTGAGGTACGAATGA
- a CDS encoding ABC transporter ATP-binding protein → MRHDGQPPLIELSGVSKIYQTGDVEVAALRGVDFTVDAGDFVAIMGSSGSGKSTLMNILGCLDRPTAGEYLLQGVDVSGLDRNALASLRNRTLGFVFQSFNLLARTSALENVELPLLYAGVPARERRQRAKEALERVGLGARLDHHPRQLSGGQQQRVAIARALVNRPPVILADEPTGNLDSRTSIEVMALFQELRSEGLTIILVTHEPDIASHTDRVVVVRDGRIRSDQRQVAQPAVIPELEEALS, encoded by the coding sequence ATGAGACACGACGGCCAACCGCCGCTCATCGAGCTGAGCGGCGTGAGCAAGATCTATCAGACGGGAGACGTGGAGGTCGCCGCCCTGCGCGGCGTGGACTTCACCGTGGACGCAGGGGACTTCGTCGCCATCATGGGCTCCAGCGGCTCCGGCAAGTCCACGCTGATGAACATCCTGGGCTGCCTGGACCGGCCCACCGCGGGGGAGTACCTGCTGCAGGGCGTGGACGTCTCGGGGCTGGATCGCAACGCCCTGGCGAGCCTGCGCAACCGCACCCTGGGCTTCGTCTTCCAGAGCTTCAACCTGCTGGCGCGCACCTCGGCCCTGGAGAACGTGGAGTTGCCTCTGCTCTACGCGGGCGTCCCTGCCCGTGAGCGGCGGCAGCGGGCGAAAGAGGCGCTCGAGCGGGTGGGCCTGGGCGCTCGCCTGGATCACCACCCGCGCCAGCTCTCCGGTGGCCAGCAGCAGCGTGTGGCCATCGCACGGGCGCTGGTGAACCGGCCTCCCGTCATCCTCGCCGACGAGCCCACCGGCAACCTGGACTCGCGCACCAGCATCGAGGTGATGGCCCTCTTCCAGGAGCTGCGCAGTGAGGGACTCACCATCATCCTCGTCACACACGAACCCGACATCGCCAGCCACACCGATCGCGTGGTGGTGGTGCGTGATGGCCGGATCCGCTCGGACCAGCGGCAGGTGGCGCAGCCCGCCGTGATCCCCGAACTGGAAGAGGCGCTGTCATGA